In Helicobacter sp. 12S02232-10, the following proteins share a genomic window:
- a CDS encoding methyltransferase domain-containing protein yields MKKIVEQNWDYTKHAKYYSYRPNYAPESIDMLINLIAKNKGGGGKVIRVADIGAGTGNLSIMLSERECEVTAVEPNDAMREIGMERTKNQNITWVRAIGIDSTLDSENFDWVTFGSSFNVMDRSLALKEAYRVLRKQGYFSCMWNHRDLNDPIQEIAQNIILSLIPNYQTGTRREDQRPIIEQHKHLFDNIIYLEQDFYFHQDIENYILAWKSVKNPYWDLDTPEGAELFEKISYQMKHQLPTEFDIKYTTRCWSAKKVN; encoded by the coding sequence ATGAAAAAAATTGTCGAACAAAATTGGGATTACACTAAGCACGCAAAATACTATAGTTACCGCCCAAATTATGCACCAGAAAGCATTGATATGTTAATCAATCTTATCGCAAAAAACAAGGGGGGGGGGGGCAAAGTAATCCGTGTCGCAGATATAGGCGCAGGTACAGGTAACTTAAGCATTATGTTATCAGAAAGAGAATGTGAAGTGACAGCTGTAGAGCCTAACGATGCTATGAGAGAAATTGGAATGGAAAGAACAAAAAATCAAAATATTACTTGGGTTCGCGCCATAGGTATTGACAGCACTTTGGACTCAGAAAATTTTGATTGGGTAACTTTTGGTAGCAGTTTCAATGTAATGGATCGGTCTCTTGCACTTAAAGAGGCATATCGAGTCCTAAGGAAACAGGGATATTTTTCTTGTATGTGGAATCATCGAGATTTGAATGATCCTATCCAGGAAATTGCTCAAAATATTATTCTTTCTTTAATTCCCAATTATCAAACTGGCACAAGGCGCGAAGATCAAAGACCAATTATTGAGCAACATAAACATCTTTTTGATAATATCATTTATTTGGAGCAAGATTTTTATTTTCATCAAGATATTGAGAACTATATCCTTGCTTGGAAAAGTGTAAAAAATCCCTATTGGGACTTGGATACTCCTGAAGGTGCCGAATTATTCGAAAAAATATCCTATCAGATGAAACACCAACTACCCACTGAGTTCGACATCAAATATACCACCCGATGTTGGAGTGCTAAAAAAGTAAATTGA
- a CDS encoding class I SAM-dependent methyltransferase: protein MNQGDFTEVAKHYHNRPAYSSMLLEKLLLCVNPKQIERKEFEVTEVGAGTGKLTKMLANFNLKVTAIEPNDAMRSEGEKYTKNTSVIWKKGDGENTLMPDKSANWVIMASSFHWTDPEKSLPEFARILKNNGYFSAIWNPRNILEDSIFYKIEEEIKKIVPELKRVSSGKQNAKKWEEILVSTGDFQDCFFMECDYLEMMSKERYMGAWKSVNDIQAQAGEKRWKEILAMIESKISHLNIIEIPYKIRAWTAQKSN from the coding sequence ATGAATCAAGGTGATTTTACTGAGGTAGCCAAACATTACCACAACAGACCTGCCTACAGCTCAATGCTTTTGGAAAAACTTCTTTTATGTGTCAATCCCAAACAGATCGAAAGAAAGGAATTTGAAGTGACAGAAGTCGGAGCAGGCACAGGCAAACTTACAAAAATGTTGGCAAACTTCAATCTTAAAGTTACAGCCATAGAGCCAAACGACGCAATGAGGTCTGAAGGAGAAAAATATACAAAAAATACTTCAGTCATCTGGAAAAAAGGTGATGGCGAAAACACTCTTATGCCTGATAAATCTGCAAACTGGGTAATTATGGCGAGTTCATTTCATTGGACTGATCCTGAAAAATCTCTCCCTGAATTTGCCCGTATTCTGAAAAATAATGGTTATTTTAGTGCGATTTGGAATCCTCGCAATATTTTGGAAGATTCAATTTTTTATAAAATTGAAGAGGAAATAAAAAAAATAGTTCCCGAACTCAAAAGAGTAAGTTCAGGAAAACAAAATGCAAAAAAATGGGAAGAAATACTTGTCTCTACAGGAGATTTTCAAGATTGCTTCTTTATGGAATGCGACTATCTAGAAATGATGAGTAAAGAACGTTATATGGGTGCTTGGAAATCTGTCAATGATATTCAGGCTCAAGCAGGAGAAAAGAGATGGAAAGAAATACTTGCAATGATAGAATCTAAAATTTCTCATTTGAATATCATTGAAATTCCATATAAAATCCGTGCATGGACAGCACAAAAATCAAATTAA